Sequence from the Streptomyces sp. NBC_00358 genome:
AGCGGGCCGGCGCCGTTGGACGTCATCGGCCGTCCCGCGCCCTGCGTGCCCGCCGAGCCGTTGGTGCCACCGCTGCCGCCGGCGCCGTTGGGAACCGAACCGCCGGGCAGGCCCGCCCCATTGGTCGAGCCGCCTCCCGGTCCGCCCTTGGGGGGCGCGCCGGCCTTACGGGGCGCGAACCAGTCGCTCGTCTTCTCCTCGGCCGCCGCGGGCTGGTCCCCCTGCGGTGTCGCGGGTGCCGGTGCGGACGGGGCCGGGGCGGTGTCCGCCGGGGCCGGGGCGCCCGCGGGCGAACTCATGCCCTGCGGCGCCCGGTGGGTCCCGGTGCGCGCGCCGTCGCCGCCCTCGGGGGACGCGTCGGTGTCGGCGACGGGGGTACGGACGACCACGGGCGGGATGGGCCGCGACCCGGGGATGTTGATCCGGATCCGGGTCGTCAGCGTGGTCTCGGTCTTGCGCTCCTCCGGCGGCTTGCCGGCGGCCGAACGGCCCGCGTCGGCACCGCCTTCGGAGGCCATAGGGGTTCCGTACGGCGGCGTCCCCGACGGGTACGCGGCTCCACCGCGCCCGTTGGGCCCGGAGGACGAACTGTCAGTTTCACGACTCAAGGCAGGTTCTCCCGGTTGGCTCCGCCGCCCGTTTACTCGACCTCATCTCGGGCAGCTCGGCGGCGCGCACCACCATACTGGCCATGTACGACCCGCAAACCTCGCCCGTGCAGGAATCTCGCACAGGACCCGCGCGGGACCGATACGGCGAAGTGGTACGTCACTTGCCAAGTCGGGCATCGGAAGGGCCTGGTTGCCGCCCCTGACCGAGGGTGGCGCACATCACAGCCAGCGCCATGCCTCCGAGCAGGAAGAGGTACGAGACGACCCCCGCGCCGAAGAGGAAGTCCCCTTCCGGGCGGCTGGCGGTGAGCAGGACGACGGCGACCATCCAGCCGGCCGCGGGGGCCACGGCGCCGGCCCGGGACTCGGTGGCCCGCGCGCCGCCCAGGAACAGTCCGGCCGCACCCGCCAGCGCGAGCAGCAGCCCGAACGGGAACCAGCCCGGCTGCACCAGCGCGCCGGCGACCCCGACCACGGCACCGAGCAGGAAGAGCCCCAGGTAGGCGGCGATCCGCCCGCCCGAGGGCCGGGTCAGCGGCTGGGCGAGCATGCTCGCGCCACCGCGCTGTCCGTTCGTACTCATCACAGATCCGCCCCTCGACAGGTCGCCCTCGTCGTCGCCGCGCCCGTCATCGGTCGATCCCCTCGAAGAGGTCCGTCTCACGGGTCGCGGGCCGCCGGGCGTCGGCCAATTCGTAGTACTCGGTGGTGAAGAGCGGCTGCGCCAGCTCGTTCGAGAGGACGAACCAGGGCCCGTCCACGGTGATCTGGGTGGCGTGCGCCCGCATCGCGGCGGCCTTGGCCGCGGCGTACGCGGTTCCGTCGATCTCGGTGGTGATCGTCGCCTCGTCGACCACGCCCGGTACGTCGTCGACGGCGGCCGCCCGGTCGAACGGGAGTTCCGGGAGGGCGTCGCGCAGCCGGGCGAACGCGTCCTCGGCGACGGGGCGCGGCACGCGGTTCCAGTAGGTCTTGGTGATCCGCCAGGCGTCGCCGAGGTCGGGGCGGTGGGTGGGCCGGGCGGCCAGTTCGGCGGCGCGCATGGCCACGCGGTGGGCCTGGATGTGGTCGGGGTGCCCATAACCCCCCTCGGGGTCATAGGTGACGAGCACCTGGGGTCGTACCTCGCGGATCACCTCCACGAGGCAGTCGGCGGCCTCGTCGAGGTCCGCGGCCCAGAAGGCGCCCGCGCGGTGGTTCTGCTCGACACCCATCATCCCGGAGTCGCGGAACCGGCCGGGGCCGCCCAGGAAGCGGTGGTCGGCGACACCCAGTTCCTTCATGGCGGCGCTCAGCTCACCCGTCCGGTACGGGCCGAGTCCACCGTCACGGTCGGGGGCGAGATGGGCGAGTTCGGGCGGGATGACCTCACCCTCCTCGCCGAGGGTGCAGGTCACCAGCGTCACCTGGGCGCCCTCGGCCGCGTACCGGGCCATGGTCGCGCCGTTGTTGATCGACTCGTCGTCCGGATGCGCGTGCACCAGGAGCAGACGCCGGTCGGGCAGTTCCGTCATGGCCCCACCCTACGAGGCCCCGGAGCCCGTCCCGAGTCCCCGTGGTTTCGAGGGAGCCGGACAGGGCAGGCGGGGAACGGGAGCCGGGCCCCGGGCCCGGGTGTCGTCCCCGCCGGCGCTCCCACGGGTCAGAACTTGATGCTGCCGATCATCCCCGCGATGTTCGTGGTCAGGTTGCTGATCGTGGGCGCGATCGTCGAGGAGGCGAGATAGAAGCCGAGCAGCATGCAGACGACCGCGTGCCCGCCTTTCAGTCCTGACTTCTTGATCAGAAGAAAGACGATGATCGCCAGCAGCACCACCGCCGAAATCGAGAGTGCCACGGCGGCTCACCTCCAAAGTTCCCAGGGACCTGGGGTCCGGTACGGGGTCGGACATGGGGGGGTCGGTAAATCCTTGCAGCAGCCAGCAGGTTCCTACCCACGCAGCGCTAGTGATCATAACTATCCGTACGCGCGCATCGATCGGCGCACGGCCGCACAAGGGGGCGCATGGCCAATATGGTCGAGGCATGACGACCGAGCCTCTCTCCTTCCCGCGTCGGTACGCCCGCACCCAGCGGTTCACCTCCGGCGCGCCGCGCGCGTTCACCGTGTCCCCCGACGGCTCCCGTGTGGTGTTCCTGCGGTCCGCCTCCGGTACGGAGCGGGCGCATCAACTGTGGGTCCTCGATGTGGCGGAGGGCCGGGAACGGGTGGCGGCCGACCCCGCGGCGCTGCTCGGCGGCGCCACCGAGCACCTCTCCCAGGAGGAGCGGGCGCGCCGCGAACGCAGCCGCGAGGGCGGCGCGGGAATCGTGGGCTATGCCACGGACGCAGCCGCCGAGTTGGCCTGTTTCACCTTGTCAGGACGGCTGTTCACGGCGGAGCTGCGGGCCGGCACGGCACGTGAACTCCCGGTCCCCGGACCGGTGATCGACCCGCGCCCCTCTCCCGACGGCACGCTCGTGGCGTACGTCCACGGGGGCGCGCTGCGGGTCGTCGGGGCCGAGGGCGAGGGCGACCGGGTGGTCGCGGAGCCGGAGCCCGTCGCGGCGCCCGGATCGGTTTCCTATGGAACGGCCGAGTTCATCGCGGCCGAGGAGATGGGGCGTTCACGCGGCTTCTGGTGGTCACCCGAAGGAGACCGGCTGCTCGTCGCCCGGGTCGACGACACGCCCGTACAGCGCTGGTGGATCTCCGATCCGGTGCACCCGGAAGCGGAGCCGCAGCGGGTCGCCTACCCGGCGGCCGGAAGCGCCAACGCGGAGGTCCGGCTCTTCGTGTTCGGGCTCGACGGGGTCCGCACGGAGGTCTCCTGGGACCGGGCGCGGTACCCGTATCTGGCCCATGCGCACTGGTCAGCGGCGGGTGCGCCGCTGCTTCTGGTGCAGGCGCGGGACCAGCGCAGCCAGTTGTTCCTGGCCGTGGACCCGGATTCCGGGACGACTCGGATGGTGCACGCGGACGAAGATCCAACTTGGCTTGATCTTTTCCCCGGAGTGCCGTGCTGGAGCCCCGGCGGACAGCTCGTCAGGATCGCCGACGAGGGCGGCGCGCGAGTCCTGGCGTTCGGTGAACGCCCGCTGACCGGAGCCCAGTTGCATGTCCGGGCGGTGCTCGACGTCTCGGCCGACGACGTGCTGATCGCGGCTTCGGCGGGCGAGGGCGCGAACGACCCGGAAACCGGCGAAGTGCATGTGTACCGGGTGAACGAACTCGGCCTGGAGCGCGTCTCGCAGGAGCCGGGCGTGCACTCGGCGGTTCGCGCCGGGGGCGTGACCGTGCTGGTGTCGTCGGTGCTCGATCAGCCGGGCGCCCAGGTACAGGTGCTGCGCGCGGGAAAGCCGATCGCGACCATCCCCTCCTATGCCGAACACCCCGGTTTGTCCCCGCGCGTGACGCTCACACAGGGGGGCGCACAGAAAATCCCATGCGCCGTGCTTATGCCTACCGACTACGACGGCGACACTCCCCTACCGGTCCTGCTGGACCCCTACGGCGGTCCGCACGGGCCCCGCGTGCTGGCCGCGCACAACGCCCACCTCACCTCGCAGTGGTTCGCCGACCAGGGCTTCGCGGTGGTCGTCGCCGACGGCCGCGGCACCCCGGGGCGCTCCCCCGCCTGGGAGAAGGCGATCCGCGACGACCTCACGCTCTCCCTGGACGACCAGGTGGAGGCGCTGCACGGTCTCGCCGAGCGGTTCCCGCTCGACCTGTCCCGGGTGGCGATCCGCGGCTGGTCGTACGGCGGCTGGCTCGCGGGGCTCGCCGTGCTGCGCCGCCCCGACGTCTTCCACGCGGGCATCGCGGGCGCCCCGGTCGCGGACTGGCGGCTGTACGACACCCACTACACGGAGCGGTACCTCGGCGATCCGGCGGCGAGCCCGGCGACGTACGCGAAGAACTCGCTGGTCACCGACGAGGGGCTCTCCGCGCCCGCCGAACCGCACCGGCCGCTGATGATCGTGCACGGCCTCGCGGACGACAACGTGGTGGTGGCGCACTCCCTGCGGCTGTCCTCGGCGCTGCTGGCCGCCGGCCGCCCGCACGAGGTGCTGCCGCTCTCGGGGGTCACCCACATGACCCCGCAGGAGACGGTCGCCGAGAACCTGCTCCTGCTCCAGGTGGACTTCCTGCGGCGCGCTCTCGGTCTGGGCTGACACGGCAACGAGCCGGGGTGACATGGCGCACCCCGGCTCGTTTACGGCACCCGCACGGCCGTACGGTGTTCACCTTGGCGCGTCCGTATATCGGTACCGCTTCCGCCAAGTTGCTTGCGTGTTAACGAAGTTCGCTCACATTTGTGATGTTATGCAACCCCGTCGGTCGGCTCCTCCGGGGGAACGACCTGCTTCTCCTCCGCGAAGTGACAGGCCGAGTCGTGGGCGGCCGGACCGGCGGCGAGCCGGAACTCGGCCGGCACCGCGAGCAGCGGCACCTCCAGCGTGCAGCGCTCCTGCGCCTTCCAGCAGCGGGTGCGGAACCGGCAGCCGGACGGGACGTTCGCGGGCGAGGGCACGTCCCCGTGGAGGATGATCCGCTCCCGGTGCTCCCGGGCCTCCGGGTCCGGCACGGGAACGGCGGAGAGCAGCGCCTGGGTGTACGGGTGCGTCGGATGGTCGTAGATCTCGATGTCCCTGCCGGTCTCCACGATCCGCCCGAGGTACATCACCCCGATCCGGTCCGAGATGTGCCGCACGATCGACAGGTCGTGCGCGATGAAGACATAGCTGAGGTCGAACTCGGACTGGAGCTTGTCCAGCAGGTTGATCACCTGCGCCTGCACGGAGACGTCCAGCGCGGAGACCGGTTCGTCGGCGACGATGATCTCGGGCCGCAGCGCCAGGCCCCGCGCGATGCCGATGCGCTGACGCTGGCCGCCGGAGAACTGGTGCGGATAGCGGTTGATGTACTCCGGGTTGAGGCCGACCACGTCCAGCAGGTCCTGGACCCTGCGCCGCCGGTCGCCCTTCGGCGCGACCTCGGGGTGGATGTCGTAGGGCTCCCCGATGATGTCGCCGACGGTCATCCGCGGGTTGAGGGAGGTGTACGGGTCCTGGAACACCATCTGGATGTTGCGGCGTACGGCCTTCAGCGCCTTGCCGGTCAGCCGGGTGATGTCCTCGCCCTTGTACTTGATCGAGCCCTCGGTCGGCTTCTCCAGGTTGACCAGCATCCTGGCGACCGTCGACTTGCCGCAGCCGGACTCGCCGACGATGCCGAGGGTCTCGCCGCGGCCGAGGTGGAAGTCGACGCCGTCCACGGCCTTGACCGCCCCGACCTTCTTCTTGAACAGGATGCCCTGGGTGAGCGGGTAGTGCTTGACCAGTCCGCTGACCTCCAGCAGCGGCTCAGTTGCTGCTTGTGTCATCGAGGCACTCCCTCCAGAAGAAGCAGGCGCTCCTGCGGTCCGCGTCGACCTCCGCGAGCGGCGGCACCTCGCTGCGGCAGATGTCCTGGGCCATCGGGCAGCGCGGGTTGAAGGCGCAGCCCGGCGGGATGTGCATCAGGTTGGGCGGCAGTCCCTTGATCGCGTACAGCTCCTGGCCCTTCTGGTCGAGCCGGGGGATCGATTTCAGCAGCCCCTTCGTGTAGGGATGGGCGGGGGCCTTGTAGATGTCGTGGACCGGGGCCGTCTCCACGATCCGGCCCGCGTACATCACCGCGATCCGGTCGGCGACGTCCGCGACGACGCCGAGGTCGTGGGTGATGAGGATGAGTCCCATGTTGAGCTCGCGCTGCAACTCGGCGAGCAGGTCCATGACCTGGGCCTGCACGGTGACGTCGAGCGCGGTGGTCGGTTCGTCGGCGATGATCAGGGCGGGCTCCAGGGCCAGCGCCATGGCGATCATGATGCGCTGGCGCATACCGCCGGAGAACTGGTGCGGATAGTCGCGCACCCGCTCGGCGGCGGCCGGGATGCGCACGTGCTCCATCAGCTCGATCGCCTTGGCGCGGGCGTCCTTGCGTGACATCCCCCGGTGCACGGTGAACATCTCGCCGAGCTGGTCGCCGACGGTGATCACGGGGTTCAGGGAGGACAGCGCGTCCTGGAAGATCATCGCCATCTCGGCGCCCCGCACCTTGCGCCGCTCCTCCTCCTTGAACTTCAGCAGGTCCTTGCCCTGGAAGAGGATCTCGCCACCGGTGATCTTCCCGGGCGGCATGTCGAGAATGCCCATGACCGCCTGGGCGGTCACCGACTTGCCGGAGCCGGACTCGCCGAGCACGGCGAGCGTCTCGCCCTCGTCGACGCTGTAGGTGACCCCGTTGACGGCCTTGGCGACCCCGTCCCGGGTCCTGAACTCCACCTGCAGATCGCGCACTTCGAGCAGCACGGCGGTCACCTCAGCTTCGGGTCGAGGGCGTCGCGCACCGCGTCGCCGAGCATGATGAACGCGAGCACGGTGATCGCGAGCGCGCCGGCCGGCCACAGCAGCATGTGCGGGGCCTGGCGGATGTACGCGGAGGCCGAGGAGATGTCGATGCCCCAGCTCACCGTCGGGGGCTTGAGACCGACCCCCAGGTACGACAGCGTCGCCTCCAGCGAGATGTACGTGCCGAGCGCGATGGTCGCGACGACGATCACCGGCGCGACCGCGTTCGGGGTGATGTGCCGCAGCATCAGCCGGGAGTTGGAGGCGCCGAGCGCGCGGGCCGCCTGGACGTAGTCGTTCTCCTTGGTGGTGATGACGGAGCCGCGCGCGATACGGGAGATCTGCGGCCAGCCGAGCAGCACCATGAACCCGACGACCGGCCAGATCGTGTTGCTGGTCACCACGGAGAGGAGGACCAGACCGCCGAGCACCACGGGGATCGCGAAGAAGATGTCGGTGGTCCGGGACAGGATCGAGTCGCCCACCCCGCCGTAGAACCCGGCGAGCCCGCCGAGGAACGAGCCGAGGAGCGCGACCCCGAGCGTGGCGAGCACACCGACGCTGATCGAGACGCGGGTCCCGTACACGGTCCGCGTGTAGACGTCGCAGCCCTGGCCGTCGTAGCCGAAGGGGTGTCCGGACTGCGAGCCCTGCTGCGCCTTGGAGAGGTCGCACTGGAGCGGGCTCTGGGAGGTGATCAGGGAGGGCCAGATCGAGATCACGACCAGGAAGAGGATGACCAGTCCGGAGATGATGAAGACGGGGTTGCGGCGCAGGTCCCGCCAGGCGTCGGACCACAGGGAGCGCGGCTTCTCCTTCGGCCCGGTTCCCTCCGGTCCTCCCGGCGTCTTCTCCAGGGTCTCCGCTTCGCTCGATCCGAGGTCCATGGTGCCGCCGAAGCCGGTCGGGGCCATGGCGAGGTCCTCCGGCGGGGGACCCTGCGGCCCGTGGTGCGGTTCTTCCTCGTACGGCGGCTGCTCAGGCATAGCGGATCCTCGGGTCGAGTACGGCGTACAGAAGGTCGACGAGCAGGTTGGCGACCAGGAAGACGAGGACGAGGATGGTCACGAAGCCGACGACGGTCTGGGTGTTCTGGTGCACGATCCCCTGGTAGAGCTGGTAGCCGACGCCGTGGATGTTGAAGATCCGCTCGGTGACGATCGCGCCGCCCATCAGCGCGCCGATGTCGGTGCCGATGAAGGTGACGACGGGGATCAGCGAGTTGCGCAGCAGGTGCCGGGTGGTCACCCGGCGCCGTGACAGGCCCTTGGCGACGGCCGTACGGACGTAGTCGGACCGTTTGTTCTCCGCGATGGAGGTACGGGTCAGCCGGGTCACGTACGCGAGGGACACCGAGGCCAGCACCAGGCCGGGAACGATCAGCTCGCCGAAGGTGGCGTCCGCGGAGACGGACGGTTTGATCCAGCCCCACTTGATGCCGAGCAGTAGTTGGGCCAGCAGACCGGTGACGAAGGTCGGCACGGAGATGACCACGAGGGTGAGCAGCAGGACGCCGGTGTCGACGGGCCGGCCGCGGCGCAGACCGGTGATGACGCCGAGCGTGATGCCGATGACGATCTCGAAGAAGATCGCGACGATCGTCAGCCGGATGGTGACCGGGAAGGCGGAGGCCATCAGCTCGGTGACCGGCTGTCCGGTGAACGCGGTGCCGAAGTCTCCGGTGAAGATGTGGCCGATGTAGGTCAGGTACTGCTGCCACAGGGGTTTGTCCAGGCCGAACTCCGTGCGCAGCTGGGCGGCCGTCGCGGGGTCGCACTGCCGTTCACCGCACAGGCCCGCGATGGGGTCGCCCATCACGTTCACCATCAGGAAGATGAGAATGGTGGCGCCGAAGAAGACCGGGATCATCTGCAGCAGACGCCGGATGACGTACCGTCCCATGAGTGCTCCGGAGATAGAGGGGCGGGCCGTTTCGACGGGCCCGCCCCGGGCGGCTCAGTTGACGGTGATCTCGTTGTAGACCGGGACGCTGAACTGGTTCAGTGCCACGTTCGAGACCTTGTCCGAGTAGCCGGCGCTGCCGTTCTGGTACCAGAGCGGGATGGCGGCCATGTTGTCCCGGACGACCCCTTCGGACTGCTGGAAGAGCTTGATGGCCTTGCTGGTGTCGGTCTCGGCGTTCGCCTGGTTGACGAGGCTGTCGAACTGCTTGTTCGACCACTGGCCGTCGTTGGAGGACGCGTTCGTGTAGTACAGCGGCTGGAGGAAGTTCTGGATCAGCGGGTAGTCCATCTGCCAGCCGGCCCGGAACGGACCGGGCATCTTGTGCTGCCCGATCTGGTTGCGGAAGTCGGCGAACGTGCCGATCGGGTTGCCGACGCAGGCCTTCTCGTTGCCGAGCGCGTTGTTGATGGAGTTGCAGACGGCGTCGACCCACTCCTTGTGGGACCCGGTGTCCGCGTTGTACGAGATCTTGACCTGGCCGCCGGGCAGACCGCCGCCCTCCTGGACCATCTTCTTGGCCTCGGTCGGGTTGTAGTCGCAGTACTTGCCGCACAGGCCTTCCTGGAAGCCGCCCTTCTCGCCGAGCACCGGTGAGGTCCAGTCGCTGGCGGGCGTCCGCGTCTTCTGGAAGATCGTGTCGGTGATCTGCTGGCGGTTGATCGCCATGGACAGTCCCTGACGGACCTTCGTCGCGCCGCTGGTGTTCCACTTCGGGTCGTAGAACGGGAAGGCGAGCGTCTGGATGATGCCGGCCGGGGTGTTGATGTACCGGCCGTTCAGGTCGGTCTTGGCGTTCTTGAGCTGGGCCGCGGGCACGTCGTCGACGAGGTCGAGGTTGCCGGCCAGGAGGTCGTTGTAGGCGGTGTTGTTGTCCGTGTAGACCTTGAGGGTCACACCGGCGTTCTGCGCCTTGTCGTCACCGGGGTAGCCGTCCCACTTCACCAGGGACATCTGGGAGCCCTTGGAGTAGGAGTCGATGGTGTACGGGCCGTTGCCGATGGGCTTCTTCACCCAGGCCGCGTGGTCGCTGAAGAACGACTTGGGCAGCGGCGAGAAGGCCGCGTAGCCGAGGGTGTCCGGGAAGGTCGAGAACTTCTGGGTGAGCTTGACGGTGAACGTGTCCGTGCCGGTCACCTTGAGCCCGGAGAGGGTGTCCGCGGTCTGGCTGCCCGTTTCGGGGTGCACCTTGTCGTAGCCGTCGATGTACCCGAAGAAGTACGCGTTCTTCTGGTTGTTCTTCAGGCTGGCGCCGTAGTTCCAGGCGTCGACGAAGGACTGCGCGGTGACGGCCTCGCCGTTGCTGAACTTCCAGCCGCTCTTGACCGTGATCGTGAAGTTCTGCGAGTCGGTGGTGTCGATCTTCTGGGCGAGCATGTCCTCGGCGGCGCCGGTCTTGGCGTTGTACCGCTTCAGCCCGCGGAAGATCATGTCGAGGACCTTGCCGCCCTGCACCTCGTTGGTGTTGGACGGTTCGAGCGGGTTCTGCGGGTCACCCCAGGAGGCACTGACGGTGCCGGAGCCGCTGCTGCTGCCACCCCCTCCGCCCCCGCAGGCGGACGCCGCGAGGGCTACCGCCACCGCGCATGCGGCCCATTTGGCGTGTGTGGCTCCACGCATGGAGTGCCTCCT
This genomic interval carries:
- a CDS encoding DUF6113 family protein; the protein is MSTNGQRGGASMLAQPLTRPSGGRIAAYLGLFLLGAVVGVAGALVQPGWFPFGLLLALAGAAGLFLGGARATESRAGAVAPAAGWMVAVVLLTASRPEGDFLFGAGVVSYLFLLGGMALAVMCATLGQGRQPGPSDARLGK
- the mshB gene encoding N-acetyl-1-D-myo-inositol-2-amino-2-deoxy-alpha-D-glucopyranoside deacetylase, with amino-acid sequence MTELPDRRLLLVHAHPDDESINNGATMARYAAEGAQVTLVTCTLGEEGEVIPPELAHLAPDRDGGLGPYRTGELSAAMKELGVADHRFLGGPGRFRDSGMMGVEQNHRAGAFWAADLDEAADCLVEVIREVRPQVLVTYDPEGGYGHPDHIQAHRVAMRAAELAARPTHRPDLGDAWRITKTYWNRVPRPVAEDAFARLRDALPELPFDRAAAVDDVPGVVDEATITTEIDGTAYAAAKAAAMRAHATQITVDGPWFVLSNELAQPLFTTEYYELADARRPATRETDLFEGIDR
- a CDS encoding S9 family peptidase, which gives rise to MTTEPLSFPRRYARTQRFTSGAPRAFTVSPDGSRVVFLRSASGTERAHQLWVLDVAEGRERVAADPAALLGGATEHLSQEERARRERSREGGAGIVGYATDAAAELACFTLSGRLFTAELRAGTARELPVPGPVIDPRPSPDGTLVAYVHGGALRVVGAEGEGDRVVAEPEPVAAPGSVSYGTAEFIAAEEMGRSRGFWWSPEGDRLLVARVDDTPVQRWWISDPVHPEAEPQRVAYPAAGSANAEVRLFVFGLDGVRTEVSWDRARYPYLAHAHWSAAGAPLLLVQARDQRSQLFLAVDPDSGTTRMVHADEDPTWLDLFPGVPCWSPGGQLVRIADEGGARVLAFGERPLTGAQLHVRAVLDVSADDVLIAASAGEGANDPETGEVHVYRVNELGLERVSQEPGVHSAVRAGGVTVLVSSVLDQPGAQVQVLRAGKPIATIPSYAEHPGLSPRVTLTQGGAQKIPCAVLMPTDYDGDTPLPVLLDPYGGPHGPRVLAAHNAHLTSQWFADQGFAVVVADGRGTPGRSPAWEKAIRDDLTLSLDDQVEALHGLAERFPLDLSRVAIRGWSYGGWLAGLAVLRRPDVFHAGIAGAPVADWRLYDTHYTERYLGDPAASPATYAKNSLVTDEGLSAPAEPHRPLMIVHGLADDNVVVAHSLRLSSALLAAGRPHEVLPLSGVTHMTPQETVAENLLLLQVDFLRRALGLG
- a CDS encoding ABC transporter ATP-binding protein, with the translated sequence MTQAATEPLLEVSGLVKHYPLTQGILFKKKVGAVKAVDGVDFHLGRGETLGIVGESGCGKSTVARMLVNLEKPTEGSIKYKGEDITRLTGKALKAVRRNIQMVFQDPYTSLNPRMTVGDIIGEPYDIHPEVAPKGDRRRRVQDLLDVVGLNPEYINRYPHQFSGGQRQRIGIARGLALRPEIIVADEPVSALDVSVQAQVINLLDKLQSEFDLSYVFIAHDLSIVRHISDRIGVMYLGRIVETGRDIEIYDHPTHPYTQALLSAVPVPDPEAREHRERIILHGDVPSPANVPSGCRFRTRCWKAQERCTLEVPLLAVPAEFRLAAGPAAHDSACHFAEEKQVVPPEEPTDGVA
- a CDS encoding ABC transporter ATP-binding protein, with amino-acid sequence MLLEVRDLQVEFRTRDGVAKAVNGVTYSVDEGETLAVLGESGSGKSVTAQAVMGILDMPPGKITGGEILFQGKDLLKFKEEERRKVRGAEMAMIFQDALSSLNPVITVGDQLGEMFTVHRGMSRKDARAKAIELMEHVRIPAAAERVRDYPHQFSGGMRQRIMIAMALALEPALIIADEPTTALDVTVQAQVMDLLAELQRELNMGLILITHDLGVVADVADRIAVMYAGRIVETAPVHDIYKAPAHPYTKGLLKSIPRLDQKGQELYAIKGLPPNLMHIPPGCAFNPRCPMAQDICRSEVPPLAEVDADRRSACFFWRECLDDTSSN
- a CDS encoding ABC transporter permease — its product is MPEQPPYEEEPHHGPQGPPPEDLAMAPTGFGGTMDLGSSEAETLEKTPGGPEGTGPKEKPRSLWSDAWRDLRRNPVFIISGLVILFLVVISIWPSLITSQSPLQCDLSKAQQGSQSGHPFGYDGQGCDVYTRTVYGTRVSISVGVLATLGVALLGSFLGGLAGFYGGVGDSILSRTTDIFFAIPVVLGGLVLLSVVTSNTIWPVVGFMVLLGWPQISRIARGSVITTKENDYVQAARALGASNSRLMLRHITPNAVAPVIVVATIALGTYISLEATLSYLGVGLKPPTVSWGIDISSASAYIRQAPHMLLWPAGALAITVLAFIMLGDAVRDALDPKLR
- a CDS encoding ABC transporter permease, yielding MGRYVIRRLLQMIPVFFGATILIFLMVNVMGDPIAGLCGERQCDPATAAQLRTEFGLDKPLWQQYLTYIGHIFTGDFGTAFTGQPVTELMASAFPVTIRLTIVAIFFEIVIGITLGVITGLRRGRPVDTGVLLLTLVVISVPTFVTGLLAQLLLGIKWGWIKPSVSADATFGELIVPGLVLASVSLAYVTRLTRTSIAENKRSDYVRTAVAKGLSRRRVTTRHLLRNSLIPVVTFIGTDIGALMGGAIVTERIFNIHGVGYQLYQGIVHQNTQTVVGFVTILVLVFLVANLLVDLLYAVLDPRIRYA
- a CDS encoding peptide ABC transporter substrate-binding protein, which produces MRGATHAKWAACAVAVALAASACGGGGGGSSSGSGTVSASWGDPQNPLEPSNTNEVQGGKVLDMIFRGLKRYNAKTGAAEDMLAQKIDTTDSQNFTITVKSGWKFSNGEAVTAQSFVDAWNYGASLKNNQKNAYFFGYIDGYDKVHPETGSQTADTLSGLKVTGTDTFTVKLTQKFSTFPDTLGYAAFSPLPKSFFSDHAAWVKKPIGNGPYTIDSYSKGSQMSLVKWDGYPGDDKAQNAGVTLKVYTDNNTAYNDLLAGNLDLVDDVPAAQLKNAKTDLNGRYINTPAGIIQTLAFPFYDPKWNTSGATKVRQGLSMAINRQQITDTIFQKTRTPASDWTSPVLGEKGGFQEGLCGKYCDYNPTEAKKMVQEGGGLPGGQVKISYNADTGSHKEWVDAVCNSINNALGNEKACVGNPIGTFADFRNQIGQHKMPGPFRAGWQMDYPLIQNFLQPLYYTNASSNDGQWSNKQFDSLVNQANAETDTSKAIKLFQQSEGVVRDNMAAIPLWYQNGSAGYSDKVSNVALNQFSVPVYNEITVN